A section of the Babylonia areolata isolate BAREFJ2019XMU chromosome 1, ASM4173473v1, whole genome shotgun sequence genome encodes:
- the LOC143293914 gene encoding uncharacterized protein LOC143293914, with product MSLYTEPPTGIISCQKLEKYTLKRLDFLLKVLAARGNQTKLHQIVCDSINTPDSDCLIGGSVKDKVSHFSLRLLMGGDPETQQFFEEAETAWFDFKFSCLSEHEMKQLFYSVDRVLKKNSVHTQGCNEPAFHGGESVASILHVFRSIRQSAGSWKDVIRLYMTQCSSLQFSVPFQSVLSLVRKRQVMLDRGTARVPWCKLREVVTEQFSSLMQLASVQASRQFPAAVADDRMRLLWRKMKHIYRRWHPASLGVGLVPGLSLDQVDAMAKHYPLCMSTLLRSLRQKHRLGHHARIQLTLFLKDLGLPVHHALALWRQEYSRPRGEGSGCAHSWQTDGRRYTYSIRHLYGLEGAHRNYGGHCCDSLQQRVVGCNEEGGCPFSHWDNRSLSAELSALGLCSKDVANIVSLCEKGLFSAACHQSLRIISCTQPAESENSDQWSKREAEAQSCHQLTIPSSPHDSYHADCSKNQVCDVEDLLDTHRVKSAQSTAKSPSTKDGSPSLAVTAAEKKQSGTSCGIENMCEGSHNSRGSPDIHCEHPVCIFFPCKLESKDVTFDVSSSCMDQVNEYLQSTNVVFSEGQGVECFEHEVCPSQSQEKHAASTSSIEPSIHPVIFRPVHYVHISYNCLLQGLRS from the exons ATGAGTCTGTACACAGAGCCTCCTACAGGCATCATCTCCTGTCAAAAACTAGAAAAATATACGTTGAAAAGACTCGACTTCCTTCTCAAAGTACTGGCAGCGCGAGGAAACCAAACGAAACTGCACCAGATTGTGTGCGACTCGATAAATACACCGGACAGCGACTGCCTCATTGGCGGCTCTGTGAAGGATAAAGTATCACATTTCAGTCTGAG GCTGCTCATGGGTGGAGATCCTGAAACACAGCAGTTCTTTGAAGAAGCTGAAACAGCATGGTTTGACTTTAAATTTTCCTGCTTGAGTGAGCACGAAATGAAACAGTTATTTTACAGTGTGGATAGGGTTCTGAAGAAAAACAGTGTCCACACTCAAGGGTGTAATGAACCGGCTTTCCATGGAGGGGAAAGTGTTGCCAGCATTTTGCATGTGTTCAGAAGCATCAGACAGTCTGCAGGATCCTGGAAAGACGTTATCAGGCTTTATATGACACAATGCAGCTCCCTTCAGTTCTCTGTGCCTTTCCAGAGTGTGTTGAGTCTGGTACGAAAAAGACAAGTGATGTTGGACAGAGGAACAGCAAGGGTTCCCTGGTGTAAACTGCGTGAAGTTGTCACAGAACAGTTTTCATCACTGATGCAGTTGGCATCAGTGCAGGCCAGCCGGCAgtttcctgctgctgttgctgatgacagAATGAGACTGTTGTGGAGGAAGATGAAA CACATCTATAGAAGATGGCACCCTGCTTCTTTGGGTGTGGGTTTGGTGCCAGGATTGTCACTGGATCAAGTGGATGCCATGGCCAAGCACTATCCACTGTGCATGTCAACACTGTTGCGCTCGCTTCGTCAGAAACATCGTCTGGGACATCATGCCAGG ATCCAACTGACCCTGTTCCTGAAGGACCTGGGTCTTCCTGTGCACCATGCCCTTGCTCTCTGGCGGCAGGAGTACAGTCGGCCCCGCGGTGAGGGCAGCGGTTGTGCTCACAGCTGGCAGACAGATGGCCGCCGTTACACCTACAGCATCCGACACCTGTACGGCCTGGAGGGGGCACACCGCAACTACGGGGGCCACTGCTGTGATTCCCTGCAG CAACGTGTTGTTGGCTGCAATGAAGAAGGTGGCTGTCCATTCTCACACTGGGACAACAGATCTCTGTCAGCAGAACTCAGTGCCTTGGGCCTGTGTTCTAAGGATGTAGCAAACATTGTTTCTCTTTGTGAAAAAGGCCTTTTTTCTGCTGCTTGCCATCAGAGCCTTCGAATCATAAGCTGCACCCAGCCAGCAGAGAGTGAAAATTCTGATCAATGGTCAAAACGCGAAGCAGAGGCACAGTCCTGTCATCAGTTGACCATCCCATCCAGTCCACATGACTCATACCACGCTGACTGCAGTAAGAATCAGGTTTGTGATGTGGAAGATCTTTTGGACACACACAGGGTGAAGTCAGCACAGAGTACAGCCAAATCACCTTCAACCAAAGATGGCAGTCCCAGTTTGGCAGTCACAGCAGCTGAAAAGAAGCAGTCAGGCACTTCCTGTGGAATTGAAAATATGTGTGAAGGAAGTCATAACAGCAGAGGTTCGCCCGACATTCACTGTGAACACCCAGTTTGCATATTTTTTCCATGTAAGCTGGAAAGTAAGGATGTTACCTTTGACGTTTCCTCAAGTTGTATGGATCAAGTGAATGAGTATTTGCAGAGTACAAATGTAGTGTTTTCAGAAGGCCAAGGTGTTGAGTGTTTTGAACACGAAGTGTGTCCCAGCCAAAGCCAAGAAAAGCATGCTGCTTCCACCTCATCTATAGAACCCTCGATCCATCCTGTCATTTTCAGACCTGTTCACTATGTTCACATCAGTTACAACTGCTTGCTCCAAGGATTGAGGTCTTGA